Proteins from a genomic interval of Flammeovirgaceae bacterium SG7u.111:
- a CDS encoding type IX secretion system membrane protein PorP/SprF has product MKKLLISCLLAFFALEAMAQQDPMYTNYMFNKLVINSGYTGSKDRATAVALYRTQWTGLEGAPKTTSFSFHTPLMGWAKNVNVGISAVHDKLGISQDLDLALHAAYRLDLGVGRLGMGLSGQVRRRQMSWQSANGFQQYDPGIPANDDLVAPNFGAGLYYDMPNFYAGFSLPNLLETSYDFDQAAASTSSEAVQRRHMFFMTGGVVELSPTVKFLPSGLLKYESNSPVELDVNASVLLAETFQLGMTYRTGDAVAALVHFFFKQLRFGYSYDFGLSELNQHHSGTHEIMLGIDFGKKSKGIDHPRYF; this is encoded by the coding sequence ATGAAAAAACTACTCATATCCTGCTTACTTGCATTTTTTGCCCTAGAGGCAATGGCGCAGCAGGATCCGATGTACACCAACTACATGTTCAACAAATTGGTGATTAACTCAGGTTATACGGGAAGCAAAGACAGGGCTACGGCGGTGGCGCTCTACCGAACTCAGTGGACGGGCTTGGAAGGTGCTCCAAAAACGACCTCTTTCAGTTTCCACACACCGCTGATGGGGTGGGCAAAAAATGTGAATGTAGGGATTTCAGCCGTACATGATAAACTGGGGATTTCCCAAGATTTGGACTTAGCTCTCCATGCTGCCTATAGGTTAGACTTAGGAGTAGGAAGGCTAGGTATGGGGCTTTCAGGGCAAGTGAGAAGAAGGCAAATGTCTTGGCAAAGTGCCAATGGATTTCAACAATACGACCCAGGGATTCCAGCAAATGATGACTTGGTTGCTCCCAACTTTGGAGCTGGGCTTTATTATGATATGCCTAATTTTTATGCAGGTTTTTCACTCCCAAATCTTTTGGAAACAAGTTATGATTTTGATCAAGCTGCAGCTTCTACTAGTTCAGAGGCTGTCCAACGTAGACATATGTTTTTCATGACAGGCGGGGTGGTAGAATTAAGCCCAACTGTTAAATTCTTGCCTTCAGGTTTGCTTAAGTATGAAAGCAATTCTCCAGTGGAATTGGATGTAAATGCGAGTGTTTTACTAGCAGAAACTTTCCAGCTTGGAATGACTTACCGAACAGGCGATGCTGTGGCAGCTTTGGTACATTTCTTTTTCAAGCAACTTCGTTTTGGCTATTCTTACGACTTCGGCTTAAGCGAATTGAACCAGCACCATTCAGGTACACATGAGATCATGTTAGGCATCGACTTTGGAAAAAAATCCAAAGGTATAGACCATCCAAGGTATTTCTAA